One part of the Bdellovibrio sp. KM01 genome encodes these proteins:
- a CDS encoding DUF58 domain-containing protein — protein MGLPPEVLKKVKLLELNTRKLVNNLFAGEYHTAFKGQGMTFADFREYVPGDDVRSISWPLTARTGKTFIKTFEEERELTLIIAVDVSGSSDFGTGPYFKGEVMTHMAALLAFSAVKNNDQIGLLLFSDQVEHFVPPKKGRGHVQRLLRDLYYYKPKSHNTKLSNGFSFLQGALKKRATIFVFSDFQDEGFDQSLRLLGRKHDVVACVVNDAAEYSLPSMGVIEVQDAETGEVLTVDTSSASFRKEYEQAVQARKETRDKLLRKAQVDRVDVKSSEDFIDPLVAFFKKRK, from the coding sequence GTGGGATTGCCTCCAGAGGTCTTAAAGAAAGTTAAACTGCTGGAGTTGAACACAAGAAAACTTGTGAACAACCTCTTTGCAGGCGAGTACCATACGGCTTTTAAAGGTCAGGGTATGACTTTCGCGGACTTCCGTGAGTATGTTCCTGGTGACGATGTTCGTTCGATCTCCTGGCCGCTGACTGCGCGCACAGGAAAAACCTTTATCAAAACTTTCGAAGAAGAACGTGAGCTGACTTTGATCATTGCGGTCGATGTCAGTGGTTCCAGTGATTTCGGAACGGGTCCTTATTTCAAGGGCGAAGTGATGACTCATATGGCAGCCTTGCTTGCGTTTTCGGCTGTTAAGAATAATGACCAAATTGGTTTATTGCTTTTCAGTGATCAGGTGGAGCATTTCGTTCCGCCGAAAAAAGGCCGTGGCCACGTTCAACGTTTGCTGCGTGACCTTTATTACTACAAGCCCAAAAGTCACAACACCAAACTTTCCAATGGCTTTAGCTTCCTTCAAGGGGCTTTGAAAAAGCGGGCAACTATTTTCGTATTTAGCGACTTCCAGGACGAGGGCTTTGATCAAAGTTTGCGCTTGCTGGGAAGAAAGCACGATGTGGTGGCGTGTGTTGTGAATGATGCTGCCGAATACTCTTTGCCAAGCATGGGCGTGATTGAAGTTCAGGATGCCGAAACGGGAGAAGTATTAACCGTCGATACATCGTCTGCAAGTTTTAGAAAAGAATACGAGCAAGCTGTTCAGGCCCGAAAAGAAACTCGGGATAAGTTATTGCGTAAGGCCCAAGTGGATCGCGTGGATGTAAAATCCAGCGAAGATTTTATTGATCCTTTGGTTGCGTTTTTTAAGAAGAGAAAATAA